In Brienomyrus brachyistius isolate T26 chromosome 2, BBRACH_0.4, whole genome shotgun sequence, the genomic window AGAGTCAGTTGCTGCAGCGAGCTGTAGGGACATGTCCAGTTGTTGAGCTTAAAATTGGGGACATTAAGACACCCTGCCTATTAGATACTGGTAGCCAGGTGAGCACCATTActgagaaattctttcgaaaatACTTGCATGGAGAGGATGAGGATATGCTTCCCACCTCTGGCTGGCTTAGATTAACAGCCGCCAATGGACTAGACATACCTTATCTGGGTTATCTGGAGTTAGAGGTAATAGCAATGGGCTTAAAGCTGCCCAGTTGTGGCTTTCTGGTGGTCAGGGATCCAGTTAGTACTGAACAGTCTTTACCCTGCATTGTGGGAATGAACATTATCAGTCGGTGTAGGGAGCTGGTTTATGCAGAATTTGATACTACGCTGGGTGGAAAATTGGATTCTGATTGGAGAGACGTTTTTCAGAGACTGCAGAAGTGTAGTGTTGACCGTAAGTCAGTGGTCCGTGTAGCTGGGAAGTTCCCAGAACACATACCTGCTGCATCCGTAGCCACGATCCAGGTCGCTAAGGGTGCACATGACGGTCTGATGTTGTTTGAGCCACTTAGCACGCCATTACCGAGGGGTCTGATAGTAATTCCCACACTGGTAGATCCGTCCAGTCCCGTGATGCAGTTACCAGTTCTGAATCTCTCACAAGAAGATGTATGGCTCCCGCCTAGGGCCCGGTTGGGTGTCCTGTCGAAAGTGGCGTGTATAGAGAATGAATCAcaatgtgcagtgaaatttCAGCGGATCGCGGCTAGCGTTGAGCAAGTTACAGTTGTTGTTCCTGGTTGTAACGGTGATTTATCTGTTCTAGAGACACTTGACCTTGGTGGTAATGAGGAACAAAAGGTTCAGTTGAAGGCACTGCTGGCCAGGTATATTGACATATTTGCAGTAGAGGACGAGGACCTGGGGTATACGGACAGGGTAAGGCATGAAATTCACCTAACAGATGATGATCCTGTTACCCAGCCTTATCGGCGAATACCGCCCACCCAGTATGGTGAAGTTAAGGAGCACATTTCTAAACTCTTAAGCAAAGGTGTTATTCAGGAAAGCAGTAGCGCCTATGCATCACCTATAGTGTTGGTAAGGAAGGCAGATGGCAGCCTACGgctgtgtgtggattataggcGGTTAAATCAGAAGACCAAAAAGGATGCCTTCCCCTTGCCGCGAATTGATGAAAGTTTTGATGCCCTTCGGGGGGCCCAGTACTTCTCTACCATTGATCTGGCGAGTGGTTATCATCAGGTGGCGGTAGAGGAGCACGATAGGCATAAGACTGCTTTCTCtactccttttggattatatgaGTATCTCAGATTACCATTTGGTGTTTGCAATGGACCTGCAACGTTTCAAAGGCTCATGCAGGCCACTATGAACGATCTTGTCTTCCAAATCATGCTAGTATACCTTGACGATATATTAGTGTATTCTCAGACATTCCCGGAACACTTAGAGAGGCTTGACAGGGTGCTTAGGCGTCTCAAAGAGACAGGCCttaaagtgaaattacagaaGTGCCATTTCCTCCAGACCGAGGTAAATTTCTTGGGTCACCAAGTGTCTGCTGATGGTATAGGTACTGATCCAGGAAAGGTTTCAGCTGTGAGGCAATGGCCAGTACCATCTACGGTTAGGGGTTTGAGATCATTCTTGGGCTTTTGTAGCTACTACAGACGGTTTATCCATGGGTTCTCAAAGATTGCTGGCCCACTGCATGATGTGGTAAATTTGTGTTCAAACACAGGTAGTCCTGGTAAGGCCAACCAGTTGTTAACTCTAGCGTGGACTGAAGAATGTCAGGCGGCCTTTGACTTACTGAAGGACAGGCTGACTAGTGCCCCCATCCTTGGCTTCACGGATTTTACTCAGCCTTTCATACTAGAAACTGATGCGAGTAACCACGGTCTTGGAGCCGTTTTGTATCAGCAACAGGATGGTGTCAA contains:
- the LOC125719139 gene encoding uncharacterized protein LOC125719139 encodes the protein MLPTSGWLRLTAANGLDIPYLGYLELEVIAMGLKLPSCGFLVVRDPVSTEQSLPCIVGMNIISRCRELVYAEFDTTLGGKLDSDWRDVFQRLQKCSVDRKSVVRVAGKFPEHIPAASVATIQVAKGAHDGLMLFEPLSTPLPRGLIVIPTLVDPSSPVMQLPVLNLSQEDVWLPPRARLGVLSKVACIENESQCAVKFQRIAASVEQVTVVVPGCNGDLSVLETLDLGGNEEQKVQLKALLARYIDIFAVEDEDLGYTDRVRHEIHLTDDDPVTQPYRRIPPTQYGEVKEHISKLLSKGVIQESSSAYASPIVLVRKADGSLRLCVDYRRLNQKTKKDAFPLPRIDESFDALRGAQYFSTIDLASGYHQVAVEEHDRHKTAFSTPFGLYEYLRLPFGVCNGPATFQRLMQATMNDLVFQIMLVYLDDILVYSQTFPEHLERLDRVLRRLKETGLKVKLQKCHFLQTEIEVDALVYLRDRPLGRNKIQDAWKPTVHRVVEVLGNTYTVEPVEGGPCKRGPSQMLEMQRKMSSW